Proteins from a genomic interval of Nocardioidaceae bacterium:
- a CDS encoding DNA glycosylase: MPEGDSVWKLARRLDPALVGQQITRSRLNVPRHATADLAGRTVLEHATHGKHLLTRLSEGLTLHTHLRMEGSWTVTGPGKRLPRRIVPDVRVELAVASGRTAYGLSLPVVELVETAHEDRVVGHLGPDPLHEDFDLTTAASRLASEPGVPVVSALLDQRKVAGFGNLWANELCFLRGLSPWTPVGEVDTEGLVRLGAKALRRSARVPGAYQVTTGDTRRGENHYVSGRNRRPCLRCGTTIRQVKELPNDPANRVTWWCPSCQPGPGPEARVPTARSR, from the coding sequence ATGCCCGAGGGCGACAGCGTCTGGAAGCTCGCGCGGCGGCTCGACCCCGCGTTGGTGGGTCAGCAGATCACGCGCAGCCGGCTGAACGTGCCCCGCCACGCGACCGCGGACCTGGCCGGCCGCACCGTGCTCGAGCACGCCACCCACGGCAAGCACCTGCTGACCCGGCTGTCCGAGGGGCTCACGCTGCACACGCACCTGCGGATGGAGGGGTCCTGGACCGTCACCGGTCCCGGCAAGCGGCTCCCGCGTCGGATCGTGCCGGACGTACGCGTCGAGCTGGCGGTGGCCAGCGGGCGCACGGCGTACGGGCTCTCGCTCCCGGTCGTCGAGCTCGTCGAGACGGCGCACGAGGACCGGGTGGTCGGCCACCTGGGCCCCGACCCGTTGCACGAGGACTTCGACCTGACGACGGCGGCCTCGCGACTGGCCTCGGAGCCCGGGGTGCCGGTGGTCTCGGCACTCCTGGACCAGCGCAAGGTCGCCGGCTTCGGCAACCTGTGGGCCAACGAGCTGTGCTTCCTGCGGGGACTGAGCCCGTGGACGCCCGTCGGCGAGGTCGACACCGAGGGGCTCGTACGGCTGGGCGCGAAGGCGCTGCGGCGCTCGGCACGTGTCCCCGGCGCGTACCAGGTCACCACCGGCGACACACGACGCGGGGAGAACCACTACGTCTCGGGCCGCAACCGCCGGCCGTGCCTGCGGTGCGGCACGACGATCCGGCAGGTCAAGGAGCTGCCGAACGACCCGGCCAACCGGGTCACGTGGTGGTGTCCGTCGTGCCAGCCCGGTCCCGGTCCCGAGGCACGCGTCCCGACAGCACGGAGCCGTTGA
- a CDS encoding flagellar motor switch protein FliM, with translation MTASTTAADPRGHVLGSRARRRRELPPVDYDFRQPIQLSREHSRLLQIGFDTFARQATTVFTSSLRTVCTCSLLNIEQTSYADYIDDLMAPTYMTVMTLEPLAGLGIFEIPLAAVMASVDHMLGGPGSGDQPVRPLTDIESSVASGLVQRLLGELRYSLAGTLGIEPAVHEVEYSPQFAQAAAAGDAMVRARLDVHVGDVGAVMTVCLPFSSVLPALAKAAAPAPASERERAQRANAAELVGATFEEVPVTATVQLSGTPTDPAVLSGLEPGTVLRLAHHADRPLDLVVEDVVLASVRPGAHGRRLAALVVPDPEETP, from the coding sequence GTGACGGCCTCGACGACTGCAGCGGACCCGCGTGGTCACGTGCTCGGCAGCCGTGCGCGGCGCCGCCGTGAGCTGCCGCCGGTGGACTACGACTTCCGTCAGCCCATCCAGCTCTCGCGTGAGCACTCGCGCCTGCTGCAGATCGGCTTCGACACCTTCGCGCGTCAGGCCACGACCGTCTTCACCTCCTCGCTGCGCACGGTGTGCACGTGCTCGCTGCTGAACATCGAGCAGACCTCCTACGCCGACTACATCGACGACCTGATGGCGCCGACGTACATGACGGTGATGACGCTCGAGCCGCTCGCCGGTCTCGGCATCTTCGAGATCCCCCTCGCGGCAGTGATGGCGTCGGTGGACCACATGCTGGGCGGCCCCGGCAGCGGCGACCAGCCCGTACGCCCGTTGACGGACATCGAGTCCTCGGTCGCCTCGGGCCTGGTCCAGCGCCTCCTCGGGGAGCTGCGCTACAGCCTCGCCGGCACGCTCGGGATCGAACCCGCGGTGCACGAGGTGGAGTACAGCCCTCAGTTCGCCCAGGCCGCCGCGGCCGGTGACGCCATGGTGCGGGCGCGGCTGGACGTGCACGTCGGCGACGTCGGTGCGGTCATGACGGTCTGCCTCCCCTTCAGCTCGGTGCTGCCGGCGCTGGCGAAGGCCGCGGCTCCCGCCCCGGCCTCCGAGCGCGAGCGCGCCCAACGAGCCAACGCCGCCGAGCTGGTGGGCGCCACCTTCGAGGAGGTCCCCGTGACCGCGACCGTGCAGCTGTCCGGCACCCCGACCGATCCCGCAGTGCTCAGCGGTCTCGAGCCCGGGACGGTGCTCCGCCTGGCCCACCACGCCGACCGTCCCCTCGACCTGGTCGTCGAGGACGTCGTGCTCGCCAGCGTGCGTCCAGGCGCCCACGGCCGCCGCCTCGCCGCCCTCGTCGTCCCCGACCCGGAGGAGACCCCGTGA
- a CDS encoding flagellar motor protein MotB encodes MSGGGGRGGGRKMPEEEHENHERWLVTYADMVTLLMVLFIVMFAMSQVDERKFNELREGLAAGFGASDSLLSGSASILDYPGTQPVEMFSPNQVLARLSPEEAQTVTAAMEAERVLESQSEYAEASAEYDRLLSVRQELLAALRKKGLDQDVRTEITDDGLVVSLVSRTVVFDAHLASLTERGREVVATLAPVLRRLGDPLQIDGHTNQVKVQPKFYDSDWDLAAARAITVLRLLDEEFGIPPSLLTASSFGAEKPLVDPDEPGSQQINKRVDIIVVSTAPSTVSRLLGTVAEDRRRGAPPAAYPLDALPPDDGVRAGPTASETTEPTETTDTAETPETPERNQP; translated from the coding sequence GTGTCCGGGGGTGGCGGGCGCGGCGGGGGCCGCAAGATGCCGGAGGAGGAGCACGAGAACCACGAGCGGTGGCTGGTGACCTACGCCGACATGGTGACCCTGCTGATGGTGCTCTTCATCGTCATGTTCGCGATGAGCCAGGTCGACGAGCGCAAGTTCAACGAGCTGCGGGAGGGGCTGGCCGCCGGCTTCGGCGCCTCGGACAGCCTGCTGTCCGGCAGCGCCTCGATCCTCGACTACCCCGGTACCCAGCCGGTGGAGATGTTCAGCCCCAACCAGGTCCTCGCCCGTCTGTCGCCCGAGGAGGCCCAGACGGTCACCGCCGCGATGGAGGCCGAGCGGGTGCTGGAGTCCCAGAGCGAGTACGCCGAGGCCTCCGCCGAGTACGACCGTCTGCTGTCGGTCCGGCAGGAGCTCCTCGCCGCCCTGCGCAAGAAGGGCCTCGACCAGGACGTCCGCACGGAGATCACCGACGACGGCCTCGTCGTCAGCCTCGTGTCCCGCACCGTCGTCTTCGACGCCCACCTCGCCAGCCTCACCGAGCGTGGCCGCGAGGTCGTGGCCACGCTCGCGCCGGTGCTGCGACGGCTCGGGGACCCGCTGCAGATCGACGGTCACACCAACCAGGTGAAGGTGCAGCCGAAGTTCTACGACTCCGACTGGGACCTCGCAGCAGCCCGCGCCATCACCGTGCTCCGCCTGCTGGACGAGGAGTTCGGCATCCCCCCGTCGCTGCTGACCGCGTCGTCGTTCGGCGCCGAGAAGCCGTTGGTCGACCCTGACGAGCCCGGCAGCCAGCAGATCAACAAGCGTGTGGACATCATCGTCGTCTCGACCGCCCCGAGCACCGTCTCTCGGCTGCTGGGCACCGTCGCCGAGGACCGCCGACGGGGCGCCCCGCCCGCGGCGTACCCGCTCGACGCCCTCCCCCCCGACGACGGCGTACGCGCAGGCCCGACGGCGAGCGAGACCACCGAGCCCACCGAGACCACCGACACCGCCGAGACACCCGAGACCCCTGAGAGGAACCAGCCATGA
- a CDS encoding EscU/YscU/HrcU family type III secretion system export apparatus switch protein, with translation MADKNATGEKTEAPTPKRKKEARKEGQVARTPEFGGWASVLVVALLAPVLVPREMARLTEMTVSSLRRSTEVSAEEALLLVGQGLQHALVVLVLLGAIVLLVAVAAALSQGGFYVASKAVKPSLKKLDPLQGLKRVFGPHAAWEGVKVLAKASVLSLVVWFIAKGSMDTVGQLRTTTDVIAGTGDMSLRLLRTVALAALVLAAADYAVMRRRTLKQTRMSKHDVKQENKQSEGDPMLKGARRSRQIAMSRNRMMASVADADVVLVNPTHVAVALRYEQDAGAPKVVARGAGIVAARIRERAADHDVPMVRDVPLARALYRSTEVGMEVPAELFVAVAQVLAFVISRRQRGARGGTHDTPRPRAAVTDLPEVADAARRRRRTPGAAPPRPRPGAHRA, from the coding sequence ATGGCCGACAAGAACGCGACCGGGGAGAAGACCGAGGCACCGACCCCGAAGCGCAAGAAGGAGGCACGCAAGGAAGGGCAGGTCGCCCGGACCCCGGAGTTCGGCGGCTGGGCCTCCGTGCTCGTCGTGGCGCTCCTGGCACCGGTGCTCGTGCCCCGGGAGATGGCGCGGCTGACCGAGATGACCGTCTCCAGCCTCCGCCGATCCACCGAGGTCTCGGCCGAGGAGGCCCTGCTGCTCGTCGGCCAGGGCCTGCAGCACGCCCTGGTCGTGCTCGTCCTGCTGGGCGCCATCGTGCTGCTCGTCGCGGTGGCCGCCGCGCTGTCCCAGGGTGGTTTCTACGTCGCCTCCAAGGCCGTGAAGCCGAGCCTGAAGAAGCTCGACCCCCTGCAGGGGTTGAAGCGGGTCTTTGGCCCCCACGCGGCGTGGGAGGGCGTGAAGGTGCTGGCGAAGGCCTCGGTGCTCAGCCTCGTGGTCTGGTTCATCGCCAAGGGGTCCATGGACACCGTCGGACAGCTCCGGACCACGACCGACGTCATCGCCGGCACCGGCGACATGTCGCTGCGCCTCCTGCGCACCGTGGCCCTCGCGGCGCTCGTCCTCGCGGCAGCCGACTACGCGGTGATGCGCCGTCGCACGCTGAAGCAGACCCGCATGAGCAAGCACGACGTGAAGCAGGAGAACAAGCAGTCCGAGGGCGACCCGATGCTCAAGGGAGCGCGCCGCAGCCGTCAGATCGCCATGTCGCGCAACCGCATGATGGCCTCGGTCGCAGACGCCGACGTCGTGCTGGTCAACCCGACGCACGTCGCCGTCGCGCTGCGCTACGAGCAGGACGCAGGCGCCCCGAAGGTGGTCGCCCGCGGCGCCGGCATCGTCGCGGCCCGGATCCGCGAGCGCGCGGCCGACCACGACGTGCCGATGGTGCGCGACGTCCCCCTCGCCCGGGCGCTGTACCGCTCGACGGAGGTGGGCATGGAGGTGCCCGCCGAGCTCTTCGTCGCGGTGGCGCAGGTGCTGGCCTTCGTGATCAGCCGACGGCAGCGAGGCGCACGGGGCGGCACCCACGACACACCGCGACCGCGAGCGGCGGTCACCGACCTCCCCGAGGTGGCCGACGCGGCACGACGCAGGCGGCGTACGCCCGGCGCGGCCCCGCCCCGCCCGCGCCCCGGCGCCCACCGCGCCTGA
- the fliP gene encoding flagellar type III secretion system pore protein FliP (The bacterial flagellar biogenesis protein FliP forms a type III secretion system (T3SS)-type pore required for flagellar assembly.) — translation MLVVSGAPFAGTAYADELDPARPGGPGGPAGPTGGATTGGGDGVVINFDGLTDSPSNSVTVLLTLTLLSLLPAIVLTCTSFTKIFVVLGLTRNALGLQQTPPNQVLAGLALFLSLFIMAPVLSAVNDVGLQPYLAGDMTAQQAFEAGVQPLRTFMLAQTGDEELLLLTNVADRELPDDRADVGLTTLVPAFVLSELKAAFTIGFIVFIPFLVIDIVVAGALMALGMMMMPPVMVSLPFKLLLFVLVDGWGLVVGSIVASYG, via the coding sequence GTGCTCGTGGTGTCCGGGGCGCCGTTCGCGGGCACGGCGTACGCCGACGAGCTGGACCCCGCCCGGCCGGGAGGCCCCGGCGGCCCCGCCGGACCGACCGGGGGCGCCACCACCGGTGGCGGCGACGGGGTCGTCATCAACTTCGACGGCCTCACGGACTCCCCCAGCAACTCCGTCACCGTGCTGTTGACACTCACGTTGCTGTCGTTGCTGCCGGCGATCGTGCTGACCTGCACCAGCTTCACCAAGATCTTCGTGGTGCTGGGCCTGACCCGCAACGCGCTCGGGCTGCAGCAGACACCGCCCAACCAGGTGCTCGCGGGCCTCGCGCTGTTCCTCTCGCTGTTCATCATGGCGCCGGTGCTCTCGGCGGTGAACGACGTCGGTCTGCAGCCCTACCTCGCCGGTGACATGACCGCCCAGCAGGCCTTCGAGGCAGGCGTCCAGCCGTTGCGTACGTTCATGCTCGCCCAGACCGGTGACGAAGAGCTCCTGCTCCTGACCAACGTGGCGGACCGGGAGCTGCCCGACGACCGCGCCGACGTGGGCCTGACGACGCTGGTGCCGGCCTTCGTCCTGTCCGAGCTCAAGGCCGCCTTCACGATCGGCTTCATCGTGTTCATCCCGTTCCTGGTCATCGACATCGTCGTGGCCGGGGCCCTGATGGCCCTGGGCATGATGATGATGCCTCCGGTGATGGTGTCGCTGCCGTTCAAGCTGCTGCTCTTCGTGCTCGTCGACGGCTGGGGCCTGGTGGTCGGCTCGATCGTGGCGAGCTACGGGTAG
- the fliN gene encoding flagellar motor switch protein FliN: MTDPEKALALCVEAAEQLASVLPSSEELTVAGAQPGTEHVVAPFSAAVLAETDLGRIAVLVAEELIEAVSQSDLTGMDLPAAVRPALDAATAHLRVDVAEVRDTELALVVSDLGGDFTVVPLIGDGFVAALAVPRPVLDGAVERRRLPRPAPVDALSPGEATQHEGAAAAVPLADAGSATDPQPRDAYEARDEPPLTRPVYHQGGPVPPQQRRGIELLHGVDMEVTVELGRTRLAVRDLLGLAPGAVVELDRAAGAPADLLVNGRLIARGEVVVVDEDFGLRITEIVETRTAV, translated from the coding sequence GTGACCGATCCCGAGAAGGCCCTCGCGCTGTGCGTGGAGGCCGCCGAGCAGCTCGCCTCGGTCCTGCCCTCCTCCGAGGAGCTCACCGTCGCCGGCGCCCAGCCCGGCACCGAGCACGTCGTCGCGCCCTTCTCCGCCGCGGTGCTCGCCGAGACGGACCTGGGCCGGATCGCGGTGCTCGTCGCCGAGGAGCTCATCGAGGCCGTCAGCCAGTCCGACCTCACCGGCATGGACCTGCCGGCCGCGGTCCGTCCCGCGCTCGACGCCGCGACCGCGCACCTGCGGGTCGACGTCGCGGAGGTCCGTGACACCGAGCTCGCCCTCGTCGTCAGCGACCTGGGCGGCGACTTCACCGTGGTGCCCCTGATCGGCGACGGATTCGTCGCGGCCCTGGCCGTGCCGAGGCCCGTGCTCGACGGGGCCGTCGAGCGACGCCGGCTGCCGCGGCCGGCGCCGGTCGACGCGCTCTCCCCCGGCGAGGCGACCCAGCATGAGGGGGCGGCCGCAGCCGTGCCCCTCGCCGACGCCGGATCCGCCACCGACCCCCAGCCTCGCGATGCGTACGAAGCGCGAGACGAACCCCCGCTGACCCGACCCGTCTACCACCAGGGAGGGCCCGTGCCCCCGCAGCAACGACGCGGCATCGAGCTCCTGCACGGCGTGGACATGGAGGTGACCGTCGAGCTCGGACGTACCCGTCTCGCCGTGCGCGACCTGCTCGGTCTCGCGCCGGGTGCGGTCGTCGAGCTCGACCGCGCTGCCGGTGCACCCGCGGACCTGCTGGTCAACGGTCGCCTGATCGCCCGGGGCGAGGTCGTCGTGGTCGACGAGGACTTCGGCCTGCGCATCACCGAGATCGTCGAGACCCGCACGGCGGTCTGA
- a CDS encoding flagellar biosynthetic protein FliR, whose translation MVLTVAGEPLIAYLLASLRIVAWLAVVPPFAGRSVPPTVKAVLSLGLAFAVAPGLADGTIETGPFALLLNSATQVLIGLAMGYVTALIFAAVAAAGSLVDLFGGFSLAQGFDPLGMNQTSVFGRFHQQLAIILLFATGGHLLVIGGLLTTFDALPLGVNPGPVGGPGLLITAFTTFFAVAVQIALPLIGVLFVADLGLALLTKIAPQLNALNVMFPMKIGLTLLLLGLSFPALSPAIQRLTDLALEAMATMAGAG comes from the coding sequence GTGGTCCTCACCGTCGCGGGCGAGCCGTTGATCGCCTACCTGCTCGCCAGCCTGCGCATCGTGGCCTGGCTCGCGGTCGTGCCGCCGTTCGCGGGGCGCTCGGTGCCACCGACCGTGAAGGCGGTGCTCTCCTTGGGCCTCGCCTTCGCCGTCGCTCCCGGTCTCGCCGACGGGACCATCGAGACCGGGCCGTTCGCGCTGCTGCTCAACTCCGCCACGCAGGTGCTGATCGGCCTGGCGATGGGCTACGTCACCGCGCTGATCTTCGCCGCCGTCGCCGCCGCCGGCAGCCTCGTCGACCTCTTCGGAGGCTTCTCGCTCGCCCAGGGCTTCGACCCCCTCGGCATGAACCAGACCTCGGTGTTCGGGCGCTTCCACCAGCAGCTCGCGATCATCCTGCTCTTCGCCACAGGGGGTCACCTGCTCGTCATCGGTGGACTGCTGACCACCTTCGACGCGCTCCCGCTCGGCGTGAACCCCGGGCCCGTCGGCGGGCCCGGCCTGCTCATCACCGCCTTCACCACGTTCTTCGCCGTCGCGGTGCAGATCGCCCTGCCGTTGATCGGCGTGCTGTTCGTCGCCGACCTCGGACTGGCGCTGCTGACGAAGATCGCCCCGCAGCTCAACGCGCTCAACGTCATGTTCCCGATGAAGATCGGGCTGACCCTGCTGCTCCTCGGCCTGTCCTTCCCGGCGCTGTCCCCCGCGATCCAGCGGCTCACCGACCTCGCCCTCGAGGCGATGGCCACCATGGCGGGGGCGGGCTGA
- a CDS encoding flagellar biosynthetic protein FliO, which produces MIELLLRLVASLAVVVGLLLVLTRLGARRFSGSSDGLVTVLHRQPLSRTSSLTVVDVAGRVLVLGATEQQISLVTELDAVDLETVTARRVTVPEPRAASSELPAADAAAATTAATTARRAERAPAGALSGSVLSPATWQAAKQALGVRGPAARPTNGAGKRRAEGGRRAS; this is translated from the coding sequence GTGATCGAGCTGCTCCTCCGCCTGGTCGCGAGCCTCGCCGTCGTCGTCGGTCTCCTGCTGGTGCTGACCCGGCTGGGCGCACGCCGTTTCTCCGGCTCGTCCGACGGCCTCGTGACGGTGCTCCACCGGCAGCCGCTGAGCCGCACGTCCTCCCTCACGGTCGTCGACGTGGCCGGCCGGGTGCTCGTGCTCGGTGCCACCGAGCAGCAGATCAGCCTCGTCACCGAGCTCGACGCGGTCGACCTCGAGACCGTGACCGCCCGCCGGGTCACCGTGCCCGAGCCGCGGGCGGCCTCATCCGAGCTGCCCGCGGCCGACGCTGCCGCAGCGACCACCGCAGCGACCACCGCTCGTCGGGCCGAGCGTGCACCGGCCGGTGCCCTGTCCGGCTCCGTCCTCTCCCCTGCCACCTGGCAGGCGGCCAAGCAGGCGCTCGGCGTCCGTGGCCCCGCCGCCCGGCCCACGAACGGGGCGGGCAAGCGTCGTGCCGAGGGGGGACGACGCGCCTCGTGA
- a CDS encoding flagellar basal body-associated FliL family protein gives MSVTDMPEAEEARRGPSKIVLVGLAVVVLVLAAAAYFVVFAGDAEAEAAPEPGEVLTLDPIQINLSGSHYLRLGMALQLTADATHADGSKALDAAIDQFSGMPMEELTQAQGRRAEKRELLEHLEKVYHHEVMDVFFTEFVMQ, from the coding sequence ATGAGCGTCACCGACATGCCGGAGGCCGAGGAGGCCAGGCGCGGTCCGAGCAAAATCGTCCTCGTCGGTCTCGCGGTCGTCGTGCTCGTGCTCGCCGCCGCCGCCTACTTCGTCGTCTTCGCCGGCGACGCCGAGGCCGAGGCCGCGCCGGAGCCCGGCGAGGTGCTCACGCTCGACCCGATCCAGATCAACCTGTCAGGGAGCCACTACCTGCGCCTGGGGATGGCGCTGCAGCTCACCGCCGACGCCACGCACGCCGACGGGTCGAAGGCGCTCGACGCGGCCATCGACCAGTTCAGCGGCATGCCGATGGAGGAGCTCACCCAGGCACAGGGACGCCGTGCCGAGAAGAGGGAGCTGCTCGAGCACCTGGAGAAGGTCTACCACCACGAGGTGATGGACGTGTTCTTCACGGAGTTCGTCATGCAGTAG
- the fliQ gene encoding flagellar biosynthesis protein FliQ produces MTDTEVLAIALQTMMVVMKLSAPILVTSLVIGFAVSLFQAMTQIQEFTLAFVPKLIGVGVALMISGNWMLQTLIDFTNDLFERVPSLLG; encoded by the coding sequence ATGACTGACACCGAGGTCCTCGCGATCGCCCTGCAGACGATGATGGTCGTGATGAAGCTGTCGGCTCCCATCCTGGTCACCTCGCTGGTGATCGGCTTCGCCGTCTCCCTGTTCCAGGCGATGACCCAGATCCAGGAGTTCACCCTCGCCTTCGTCCCGAAGCTCATCGGTGTCGGCGTCGCCCTGATGATCTCGGGCAACTGGATGCTGCAGACGCTCATCGACTTCACCAACGACCTGTTCGAGCGGGTCCCTTCCCTGCTCGGCTGA
- the flhA gene encoding flagellar biosynthesis protein FlhA → MQKRITQLGIPLGIVLIVVMLVVPLPAYLLDLLIAVNIVGSLLVLLTAMFVHRPLDFAAFPAVLLVMTLFRLSLNVSATRLVLLDGYAGKVIDTFGHFVIGGSLIVGLIVFSILLVIQFVVITNGAGRVAEVGARFTLDAMPGKQMAIDADLNSGLIDEDEARRRRSEVHAEADFYGAMDGASKFVKGDAIAAIIITIVNLLGGFAVGVVSNGLSFGEAMNTYALLTVGDGLVSQIPALLLSVATGLVVTRSVADDDMGSDIMRQVLANQQPLRIAGSAALLLCLIPGMPKLPFILAGGAMLVLSTRTPDKTSRPTGQTPELGPPDADRPNPDSPEQLAADIQVDPLGLELSADIIDLVDTDAGGDLLDRVKALRRKVAGDIGIVVPPVRTRDNLELPSRTYAIKLFGIEVARGEAPRGTLLAIGDFLGALPGESTTEPVFGLEAKWIPAELRSQAELSGATVVDRGSVITTHLAEVVTTHAARLLGREDVRLLTDVVKRSHPVVVEELTPAQLSLGEVQRVLQALLAEGVSVRDLVRIYEALSLRAAHTKELDSLVEAARSSLGPAVVAPYLTNGVVHVLSFEPLLEQQMLEALRPTEMGPVVALDPDTGTGVIGELGRLVTEAENAGIRPVLVCAPSLRAAVRRMIAPVHDRLPVLSYQELVGAGQVQGLGVVSGRAAVGAP, encoded by the coding sequence ATGCAGAAGCGGATCACCCAGCTCGGGATCCCCCTCGGCATCGTGCTGATCGTCGTCATGCTGGTGGTGCCGCTGCCCGCGTACCTGCTCGACCTGCTCATCGCCGTGAACATCGTCGGGTCGCTGCTGGTGCTCCTCACGGCGATGTTCGTGCACCGGCCGCTGGACTTCGCGGCGTTCCCGGCCGTGCTGCTGGTGATGACGCTGTTCAGGCTCTCGCTCAACGTGTCGGCCACCAGGCTGGTGCTGCTCGACGGCTACGCCGGCAAGGTCATCGACACCTTCGGCCACTTCGTCATCGGCGGCTCGCTCATCGTCGGTCTGATCGTCTTCTCCATCCTGCTGGTCATCCAGTTCGTCGTCATCACCAACGGCGCCGGCCGGGTCGCCGAGGTCGGCGCGCGCTTCACCCTCGACGCGATGCCCGGCAAGCAGATGGCCATCGACGCCGACCTCAACTCCGGTCTCATCGACGAGGACGAGGCACGCCGTCGCCGCAGCGAGGTGCACGCCGAGGCCGACTTCTACGGTGCGATGGACGGCGCCTCGAAGTTCGTCAAGGGCGATGCCATCGCCGCCATCATCATCACGATCGTGAACCTGCTCGGCGGGTTCGCGGTCGGTGTGGTCAGCAACGGCCTCAGCTTCGGCGAGGCCATGAACACCTACGCCCTGCTCACCGTCGGCGACGGTCTGGTCTCCCAGATCCCTGCGCTGCTGCTCTCGGTGGCCACCGGCCTGGTCGTCACGCGCTCGGTCGCCGACGACGACATGGGCTCGGACATCATGCGTCAGGTGCTGGCCAACCAGCAGCCGTTGCGGATCGCCGGATCCGCGGCCCTGCTGCTGTGCCTGATCCCGGGCATGCCGAAGCTGCCCTTCATCCTCGCCGGCGGCGCGATGCTGGTGCTCTCCACCCGCACCCCCGACAAGACGAGCAGACCCACCGGGCAGACGCCCGAGCTCGGGCCACCGGACGCGGACCGCCCGAACCCCGACTCCCCCGAGCAGCTCGCCGCCGACATCCAGGTCGACCCGCTGGGGCTCGAGCTCTCCGCCGACATCATCGACCTCGTCGACACCGACGCCGGGGGCGACCTCCTGGACCGGGTCAAGGCGCTGCGCCGCAAGGTCGCGGGCGACATCGGCATCGTGGTGCCGCCGGTGCGTACGCGCGACAACCTCGAGCTGCCCTCCCGCACGTACGCCATCAAGCTCTTCGGCATCGAGGTCGCCCGCGGCGAGGCACCGCGCGGCACCCTGCTCGCGATCGGCGACTTCCTCGGCGCCCTGCCCGGTGAGTCGACCACCGAGCCGGTGTTCGGCCTGGAGGCCAAGTGGATCCCCGCCGAGCTGCGCAGCCAGGCCGAGCTCTCCGGCGCCACCGTGGTCGACCGGGGGTCGGTCATCACGACGCACCTCGCCGAGGTCGTCACCACGCACGCAGCCCGGCTGCTGGGCCGCGAGGACGTCCGTCTGCTCACCGACGTGGTCAAGCGCAGCCACCCCGTCGTCGTCGAGGAGCTCACCCCGGCGCAGCTGAGCCTCGGCGAGGTGCAGCGCGTGCTGCAGGCGCTGCTCGCCGAGGGGGTCTCGGTGCGGGACCTCGTCCGCATCTACGAGGCACTGAGCCTGCGGGCCGCCCACACCAAGGAGCTGGACTCCCTCGTGGAGGCCGCCCGCAGCAGCCTCGGACCCGCCGTCGTCGCGCCGTACCTCACGAACGGAGTCGTGCACGTGCTGAGCTTCGAACCGCTCCTGGAGCAGCAGATGCTCGAGGCCCTGCGGCCCACCGAGATGGGGCCCGTGGTGGCCCTGGACCCCGACACCGGCACCGGGGTGATCGGCGAGCTCGGTCGGCTGGTCACCGAGGCCGAGAACGCCGGCATCCGCCCCGTGCTGGTCTGCGCACCGTCACTGCGGGCAGCGGTGCGTCGCATGATCGCCCCCGTGCACGACCGTCTCCCCGTGCTCTCCTACCAGGAGCTCGTCGGCGCCGGCCAGGTCCAGGGTCTCGGCGTCGTCTCCGGCCGGGCGGCGGTGGGCGCCCCGTGA